A genomic region of Gemmatimonadota bacterium contains the following coding sequences:
- a CDS encoding sulfatase-like hydrolase/transferase, whose translation MGTKPNFLIIVTDDQGYGDLTAFNHHAPDVQTPNMDRLAERGVLFSQAYVTAPVCSPSRAGWNTGRHQVRWDPKSSFLCGHPETEKNIAEIMKANGYTTARFGKNDYGLGFHDHEAHEYPLNHGYDEFLGFSAHGHDYFLLTRDIEDRTPDPKGHSAVVGPLMHNRDYKEFGEGYLTEIFTDATIDFLENHQEEPFFVTLSYNSVHHLIHQVPKRYLDKHGVREIPNYDPETMGGYEDWFKRYVTLGEINADEFRRYYLANLNCLDDNIGRLLDTLDQLSLADNTIVIMFSDNGGAPNTGACNLPLAGSKFTLWEGGIRVPFILARPNESASGTICDRTISTLDILPTCLQAAGINQPEGLDGQPIPKDVTKIADQRDLFWRWGDSYAVRSGDWKLLHKGGRRGREPCDGIVERTELLQNTCLFNLKEDPSESQDLIDQYPEVVERLQELYRAWSEEVDRS comes from the coding sequence ATGGGCACAAAACCAAATTTTCTCATCATTGTTACAGACGATCAGGGCTACGGCGATCTGACTGCATTCAATCATCATGCGCCGGACGTGCAAACGCCAAACATGGATCGGCTTGCTGAGCGCGGCGTTCTCTTTTCACAGGCCTATGTGACAGCTCCCGTATGCAGCCCTTCGCGTGCTGGATGGAATACGGGGCGGCACCAGGTGCGCTGGGACCCGAAGTCTTCCTTTTTATGCGGACATCCTGAAACAGAAAAGAACATCGCCGAAATCATGAAGGCTAACGGCTATACCACAGCGCGTTTCGGCAAGAACGATTACGGCCTGGGCTTTCACGATCACGAGGCTCACGAATACCCGCTGAACCACGGCTACGATGAGTTTCTCGGCTTCTCGGCACACGGCCACGACTATTTTCTGCTCACCAGAGATATCGAAGACCGCACGCCCGATCCAAAAGGGCACAGCGCGGTTGTCGGCCCACTCATGCACAACCGGGATTACAAAGAATTTGGAGAAGGTTATCTGACGGAGATCTTCACCGATGCGACAATCGATTTTCTCGAGAACCATCAGGAAGAACCTTTCTTTGTGACGCTCTCCTACAACTCGGTGCATCACCTGATTCACCAGGTGCCAAAGCGATACCTCGACAAGCACGGCGTAAGGGAGATTCCAAACTACGATCCGGAGACCATGGGCGGGTATGAGGACTGGTTCAAAAGGTATGTCACCCTCGGCGAGATCAATGCCGACGAGTTTCGCAGATACTACCTGGCGAACCTCAACTGCCTCGACGACAATATCGGTCGCCTTCTGGACACGTTGGATCAGCTATCGCTTGCCGACAACACCATCGTGATCATGTTTTCAGACAACGGAGGCGCACCGAACACCGGTGCCTGCAACCTGCCGCTTGCCGGGAGCAAGTTTACGCTCTGGGAGGGCGGGATTCGCGTGCCCTTTATCCTCGCCCGTCCAAATGAGTCGGCATCTGGAACGATCTGTGACAGGACGATCTCAACGCTCGATATTCTTCCGACCTGTTTACAGGCGGCAGGTATCAATCAGCCAGAAGGTTTGGATGGTCAACCCATCCCAAAAGATGTCACAAAAATCGCAGACCAGCGAGATCTCTTCTGGCGCTGGGGCGACAGTTATGCCGTGCGCTCTGGTGACTGGAAACTGTTGCATAAAGGTGGCAGGAGAGGTCGAGAGCCCTGTGATGGGATCGTTGAACGCACAGAGCTTCTCCAGAATACCTGCCTGTTTAACCTGAAGGAAGATCCCTCGGAGAGTCAAGATCTGATTGATCAGTATCCCGAAGTCGTGGAACGCCTGCAGGAGTTGTACAGAGCCTGGTCTGAGGAAGTCGATAGGAGCTAA
- a CDS encoding sulfatase-like hydrolase/transferase, with product MNDDQLNRPSNILYIFTDDQSFRSVSCYPEAHSWISTPNIDRLAHEGMRFSNCYTSAWCAPSRATYLTGKLPHGVMSMHLPTSYPNYVRDPDQCPYWLENLRENGWYTGIVGKWHTGPDHGHGRYWDFSAIWDHSQPEKYGPYYVNQSMSINGGPPEPVGGYSTDNYTEYALEFLRGRAEEPDKPWHLWLCYDAVHGPWEVADRHLHDYPDVSQVPTPEDIYPPRPTKATHMRDYGVWREGDHGQPVGIRDGRTLTDWEQQYNRGVRALDEGVGRVIGAIKEMGQLDDTLVVFTSDQGFAWGQHGFRLKVAPYDANIKAPMIMRLPGRIPAGTVCDVPIGGQDIPPTFLSLIGMEQPWKMHGEDLTPLLSDPNAEWDRPLLMECTGHCFGEDTDVGCGEPIGNPPIPWWVSLCTGKYKYIRWLITGEIEEMYDLENDPEELENLALESDYHDLLAQLRQGTIDELRRTDAGMVDNLPPIKVMTREQLLGGFD from the coding sequence ATGAACGATGATCAATTGAACCGTCCGAGCAACATTTTATACATCTTCACCGACGATCAGAGCTTTCGGTCTGTGAGTTGCTATCCCGAGGCGCATTCGTGGATCAGTACGCCAAACATCGATCGTCTCGCCCATGAGGGGATGCGTTTTTCCAACTGCTATACCAGTGCCTGGTGTGCGCCTTCGCGCGCTACGTACCTGACCGGAAAATTGCCGCATGGCGTGATGAGCATGCACCTGCCCACGAGCTACCCAAACTATGTCCGCGATCCAGACCAGTGTCCGTACTGGCTCGAGAATCTCCGTGAGAACGGTTGGTACACAGGCATCGTCGGCAAATGGCACACAGGTCCCGATCACGGTCACGGTAGGTACTGGGATTTTTCTGCCATCTGGGACCACAGCCAACCCGAGAAATACGGGCCCTATTATGTCAATCAGAGCATGAGTATCAACGGGGGACCGCCGGAACCGGTTGGCGGCTATTCTACCGATAACTACACGGAGTATGCCCTTGAATTTCTCCGCGGACGGGCAGAGGAACCGGATAAGCCCTGGCACCTCTGGCTGTGCTATGACGCAGTACACGGACCCTGGGAAGTGGCTGACCGCCATCTCCATGATTATCCAGATGTTTCCCAGGTCCCCACGCCAGAAGACATCTACCCGCCGCGCCCGACCAAGGCGACACATATGCGGGACTACGGTGTTTGGCGCGAGGGAGATCACGGCCAACCGGTAGGCATCCGGGATGGACGGACACTCACCGATTGGGAACAACAATACAACCGGGGCGTGCGCGCCCTGGATGAAGGGGTTGGCAGGGTGATCGGCGCCATAAAGGAGATGGGGCAATTGGATGATACCCTGGTCGTCTTTACGTCGGACCAGGGATTTGCCTGGGGACAGCACGGCTTTCGACTCAAGGTGGCGCCCTATGATGCCAATATCAAAGCACCGATGATCATGCGGCTGCCGGGACGGATTCCCGCAGGCACAGTATGCGATGTGCCAATCGGCGGCCAGGATATCCCGCCTACCTTTCTCTCGTTGATCGGCATGGAACAACCCTGGAAGATGCACGGGGAGGACCTGACACCATTGCTCTCCGATCCCAACGCCGAATGGGATCGCCCGCTGCTGATGGAGTGTACGGGTCATTGTTTTGGAGAAGACACCGATGTCGGCTGTGGCGAGCCAATAGGCAATCCTCCTATCCCCTGGTGGGTATCTCTGTGCACGGGAAAGTACAAATATATCCGCTGGCTCATCACCGGGGAGATCGAAGAGATGTACGATCTCGAGAATGATCCCGAAGAACTGGAAAACCTCGCTTTGGAATCCGATTACCACGATTTGCTCGCCCAACTTCGGCAAGGGACCATTGATGAGCTTCGACGCACGGACGCGGGAATGGTCGATAACCTGCCACCAATCAAGGTAATGACCAGAGAGCAGCTTCTCGGCGGGTTTGATTGA